The following DNA comes from Chelmon rostratus isolate fCheRos1 chromosome 3, fCheRos1.pri, whole genome shotgun sequence.
GTTTGCAATAAACTGGAATGGCAATTAGATGTTCAATGATCACACATGAGTAAACTGTTCAGGTTTTcaaacggtgtgtgtgtgcgtgtgcgcgtacgtacgtgcgtgtgtgtgttgtcagtgaaATAACCTGCTGCAAAGATtggctggaatgaaaacctgcagattcTTATGCCCTGATGACACACAATGATTCACAGCATAAACAGGAGCAGCTCGGTGCAAGTTTGAGATTCCGAGGCTAAATCCTCACTGAATATTTCCCATTACAGGAAGGCTGCTCCCTACATTCCTGCCCCGCTCAGCTCAGACAAGCCCTATATGGACTGACTGTCTTGACCAGCTCACCAGGAATGCGAAGCAGACCTCGTCCAATTAGCATCCATACAGTTTGAATCTAACGTGTAATGTCCTGTAATCGTTTCCTCTTAAAACATTCCTGCGTGGCTGTTGGAGTGATAAACGCTGAATTCGTCAGGCAGAACAAACGCCTTGATTAGACTGCTGCGGGAACACTGACGTCTTACAGTAACAGTGCAGTCAGAAACAACATGTAATCACTCTGTTCTTTCGTGGCATCATTTGGATTGAGATGCAAATCATACACAAATGATTGTGCTGGGTTCAAAGGTAGCTATTGTTAAACCTGTGGCTGTTATCTTTAAATGTAAGCACTTGAACgtaaggaaaaagaaaagcctttCTTTTATGGAGAATTTGTCTGGATTATAAAGGAGACAGGTAAATTCAGAACtaagaaaaatattttagaGATAAAAACCATAGTGGAGCATGGGACCAGCATAATTCTTTTTATCATGTATCCTATAAACCCTCTAAAGTAGAGGAATTTTCTGAGTGAAGAGATAGACATACAGGAAGCAGtacatcattaaaaaatatattttgacaGATGACTGCTTCATGACTCAACAAAatgaaggtgctgaaggtgcaGGAATGTGTCAGACGAGAGTGGGAGAAGTGATTCTCTCCATAAAGATCTATGATGCCTGGagaaagatttaaaagaagACTAGAAACCAGACGATTGTGACATTTATAGAGGGAGCCGAGAGCAGCCCAGAGATTAGAAAAGATTgaatgtcactgtcactgaaaGCTGGGCCatcaggcagaaaaaaaacatcctgccCTGCATCAATCAGTCAGCGTGACAGCTGTATGTAAAGAAATATTATAAATTACacttaaaaactaaaaaatgtaGTCAAGTGTTGCACTATAACTTTTATAAGATAGATATCTGGATAGATAGATGACATGAGGTGGGTAAGAAATATACAATTTTGGAAATATTTCCATGTGGATGAAAGCtataaaaatatgataaaaataGATTAAGAATTAAGAAAAGATATAGCTCtcacagtgcaaaaaaaaaaattaagttgAAAAATggctaataataacaataaactttatCTGTAAAGCCCCTTTCATACaaaaattgcagctcaaagtgctttacaacaaagaaatcacattcaCCAGGTGCTgcacataaatcacacataaTCTCACATAACATCTTTACCAAACTCCCGTACGACcctgctgagatatttcagtctggaccaacaCGGTGGACACCCTGGCTGATCCGTCCCTCACATATAGTGGATGTGTAAACACATTCTGTTATTATCTGAGAGCTCAGCTCATCTGATTTCCATCCAAAGGTGCCCTGCTTGGTTTTAAATGTGTCACATCAATTCTGGTATAAAGAGCAGGTGACACTTTTTCAAACGATGCTTTCAGATCTGGCCAGCTGTACCACTGTAGAAAAATGCTTTCTGTGccgtttctcttttttttacagaaacGGATGCCACGTTCTTTCCATTCCTCTCTCCTGACAACCCAGGATTCCAGACTGATTCTCTAGGCCGTAGTCCAAAGGGATTGCTCTATCTCCACTGTATTTCTCAAAccacctcctctgctttctttctgtcttttcatctctcacacGGCCTTCATCCTCCCGTCTCTTTGAGAGGTGGAAGGAATGTGTCAGGCCCTTTGCCCTTTCGTGTTCTTGTTTTCTGTACAAATTACCAGGAAATACATGCTCTCCGTGAGAATAATTTTGATTGCTTGTGGACAGCTGGGTTAAGTAGAGTTCTCATTGTTTTTAACTTGTGCAGGTTGATGAAGGTCTTTATTTACTGCATCACCTTTATTATGTTATGTTTGCAGAAACGAGCAGGGTCGCATGCCCACTATAATCGCAGTCCAAACAAGGTCCATTATAGCATCTGGGTGCAGTTCTGTGTGCTTTACTATACAGTGCTAATCAGGGTTAGCACTGTTGTTTCACAGCCAGAGAGTTCGATACCTGGCtctgtggagtttgcatgttctcccctTGCGAGTCTGGGCTTCCTGTCGCCAGTCCTCCTGTAGGTGCCTTTGACCAAGCTACTGGCTTAGAGCTGGTCTTGGTCCCTGGGCACCGCATAGTGGCTCCTCAGGGAAGGGTCAAGATACAGAGAAGaaatttcactatttttttcttcatgaaggTGAAGAAGCTGATGATGTTTTCTTATTtccatctttgtgtttgtttgggttgtTCCTCCCACAGTCCCAAAAATATGACAGACAAGAGAAGTGGAAGTTTGTAATTGTCACAGGTTTGAGTGTGCTTGACTCTATGTGTTTAACATCTAACTGTAAAATGAAACCAGTGTCCATTTACTGTCTTCTTGGGATGGATCGAGGGAACAAATATGCAAGGACTTATAATTATTGGGGGACAGTGggataatatacagtatatatatatatgtgtgtgtgtgtgtgtgtgtgtgtgtatatatatgtctgtgtgtgtgtgtgtgtgtgtatatattattttttttttgttagagtCAGATAGAGCTCACTTAAAAATACatagtcatttttcattttaatgtttaatttagtGCCATCTCAAAAAGCTGATCCCTGAAAGAATTACTGAAATTCCTGGCAGTAAATTTCATGGACTGTTATTAGTTCAAGATTTAGGGATGGCTCCTTTGTAATTCATATCAACAGAGCTTTTCACATGAGAAATGGGGCtgtttaaatataataaatacattttaaatctcATTGGACACACTCCTCATGTCTAAATATAACTAAGTGTAGCCAGGAGTCAGGCATGAACAAAATGCAGTAGAGGTGATGCTCTAAGTTTTGATTTGTCTAGTGACTGCACTGAGGTGTATTTTTCATTATGTACGTATTACTGACTCCTTTTTACCCACCTCTTCTCATTTTTCCATGCTGTCTCTAATATTATTTGAATGACTTATCCAAACTCTGTTTACTATTACAACAGTGATGTTAATCAGTGTGTATTGTCCCTGTACCACATAGATTTAATATCCTGACACAATAAGAGGAGTTAGCATCTAAGTAACCACTAAtgtgtattttctgtctgtagGTCACATAGAGTGTTGGACCTTGTCTGTTTGAGGAATTGCTTCTATTTAACCTAAACATAACTTGCAAACAGACTGCACAAGGATGCATTAGACAGTCGTCTCTGTTATAGACAACAGACATAACTAATTCTATTGTCTTGATTGAATAAATCTCTTCCCTAATATCTAATATGTAAATCATTCAGTTAGTAATCATAACAATGCTCTAGTCGTGCTCTGCTGTGGCTTGGCTCTACCTGATctcaatgtaaatataaataaaagtgcaatcatttgcaaacaaactgtgtttactgacaacacttttacaaagtgttcctgagtccatgtagtaacatccttcatacagtcatgtgttcacaaagtggtgaacctcgctccatccttgcttgtaaTGAcagagcctttccaggatgctcctttcatacccaatcatgatactgtcacctggtaccaatcaacctgtttacctgtggaatgttccaaacaggtgtttttggagcattccacttctttcccagtcttttgttgctcctctcccaacatgtttgaaaggtgttgctgcTTCAAGCAGATATCTACGAATCTACAAAGCTAATGAGgtcaaatatgaaatatattgtctttgagaaggattagcaaatgatcacattctgttaaatttttcaacatttttggaatcagggttgtatcaCATTCTGtgcagatatactgtatattatagacatatatattcatatatattattatttacatatactatactatatatgCTTGGAAAACAGgttgaacacagaaacacacaccttgttACATCTGCCTTGCAGTAAAACAGACAACTTAACTGAACTGTAAAATACAGGAGAAGGACCGTCTAATTCCTGAAAAGTGAAGGTTTTCTAGGTATTCATtggacagcaaaaaaacaaaacacacaaacaacaaagtcAGAAAGGAGTAAGATGGGGCagaaaattttaatttaaaatgtttagcAACTCACACATCAGTTCAGGTTAGTCTCATATTTTCAGTTACACCGGTAGATAAATGAGGTGCCCTGCAGTGTTTGACCTGCACCTGGATGGCAGAAACAGGGTCCAAATATGCACTTTCTTCCGAACTTCAGATTCCAGTCACTGCCTGTTTGGGCCCTATAACCGTTACATAATGCATATTCTACATAATCTACATGTCAGCCACACATTGCTGATGAAATCCCTCAATTTATGGACCAGCTCAAGACAAGTCGCCCATTGTGGAATGTCTGCTGAAACAGGCCCCGTTGTGTTCTAATTATAACCTGACTTCCCTTTGGTGTTTTTAACCTCTTAAAGTTCTCTTTTTCGGCTTTTAGCGATACTTAGAGGTTACGTTTACGATaagaaaagtgacaaaagcACAATACGAAAGGGGCCTATTTTAAGACATGACTCGTCCTGCCTTTTTTAACCTTTCACCTTTCCTTTACATTTCCTACATTTATGTAATGATTCTGTTTAGGAATTTCTGGCTGTCTGCTTGCCTGCCTTTCCACTTCCGTGTCTGTCCAGCTACCTAACTAATGATTCATTTATCACACATACTTCTCAGCATCATCATTGTGACATCATTGTCCAATCTTAAATTTGCAAGAAACCCCAAACCTCTGGGAATCCATTTTGCCAGGGGCCAACATCCTCTGGAAAAACATCTGGGGAAAACTCAACAATAAGCCAGTGATTTACACCAATTAGATAATCCCAACAGGACAAATTCTGGGTCAAGCGCCCGCCTGCCCTCCTACGCTCCCTGTCAGGCACAGGTGAGTGGGATAGTCTGCTGGCAAGTAACGGGTTAGTGTCTGTCTCCCCCCTACACCTCCTCACCTCATCCCTTCACCCCCCTTCATCTCCGAGGGCTATATATTGGAGGTTGTGACTCGTCTGCATCTTAAGCATCACTCGCACCCGCCGACACTCgcagacatacaaacacacacgtgtctGGTTCATTTTAAGTGACGGCTCAGACGAAGAGCAGACTGTAGCGATGAGGTCCCTGTTGAAGCTGGTTGTGATTCTGTTTTGCgtccagagaggagagagccaCTTGCTGAGATCACTGATTGGTAAGTGCTGGCTGAAGGGAAGGTCGTGACCTATGACCTTTTGGTTACAATTTCATTTTTGCCTGCTTTGAGAGCAATGTGTTAATTTCTGTATCTAAACATTAGTATGTATCACTTTAAACTCTGGTTTTCTGCTTTTTAGAAGTTATTAATTTCCAGTTCAGCGAATCAATAAGTggtgtttacatttttagacattttcaaacattaatTTTGTACATTACATGTATAGGTAacccttttctgccttttccagGTCAAAAACAAGAGACAGCATCTCCACACGCATCACCAAATgataacaagaaaaacagagatcCAGCTGCAGAAGATGGCCCAGCAGAAGTTTCTGCATTCGGGCCATCATTCGATCCAATCATTCCAATCCCAGTCCGGTCCCGTCGCTCCCCTCTAGACTCCCAGTGTGGCCTGCGCTCCATCCTGCTGCAGGTTCGGGACCTCGGGCTGGGCTACGACTCAGACGAGACCGTCCTCTTCAAGTACTGCAGTGGGACGTGTCCCCACGTTCGCTCCAACCACGACCTCACCCTTACCAACCTGCTGCTAAGTGGGGTCCTCCCTCAACCAGCACCTGGGGAGCTGTGGCACAACACGCCCTGCTGCAGGCCCACCCACCACGAGGACATGGCCTTCCTCGATAACTCGCACCGCTGGCACAAGGTGGAGAAGCTGTCGGCCGCGGGCTGCAGCTGCGTGGGCTAGACGGCTGAGCAGAGACGGTTGAAGGGGGGAGGGACGCATGATGGTGTGTGAGGACGAGGCGATTCGGAGAGGACAAGTTCGCTGGCAGGTTCTCTTGTAAAGTCTGTAAatgaaaagttttatttaaaaagtccaaaaatgaTGGAATGAGGAAGCTGAAACCTATTCTGATGTTATTTATGTAAtaatcagtgaaaacaaaatgaagctaTTTCCCTTTCACTGTTAGGTGAAAACCTCATGAATCCAGATTTGTTGATTTCAATGTTTTGACTCCAAATAGTGATCTAATGATCTTCAATCGGATTAgaattttattactttttatcATTTGTGAGCTTTTAAAAACTACTCCGatagcttaaaaaaaaaaaaaaaaatcaggctgCTTTCTTTGTTCAACAGTTTGCATTCtggaaaagtgaaagtgaaaaaaaaaaatgaaagcattgCTTATGTCAACTGATTCTGCCACATTCAGAATCTTGATATTCTGACAAAACAGTCTAAAAGCGTAAAACTGAGCAGAGACACGATTTTGATATAAACTACTTGACTATTTTTGTAAATAAGCcgacatgtatttatttaaaatctttatGCAGTTTTGGGGTTAATAACAGAACGGATCATATGTACGAAGTTGCGCAGATGCACCTTGTGGTTTGACAAACGCAGCTGAGTGAAGTTCACAATTCAGACTATTCGTCAACGGTCCAGCTACAGTTTcaagaaatgtatttatgtaaaataagttatttatttatttgttgccATTCTTTTGTCATGCTGACTAACTTATTTTGTAATGTGCCTGTCTCTACATTCATTGTGTGTACAGTTACTATTAAAGATAAACTTGCAAAGAACTCAACAGTGTTGGTGGGAGTGTCATTAGTTTATACTTACACAATGTTCTGTAATATATACaagaaaatgtttattcaaGGTTTTTaccaaaaatatgttttgcacacatacacaaatctCAGTCTGACACCATTTAATTAACTCTTATAATTAACTCATTGACTAAAATTACATTCACATCCAGATCATGTACATCTGCCCAAGCACAAACTGATAACTGCTGTGTATCTACGTTGGTCATCTCTGATTGCTTGGGACTAATTATTCCTGTACCAAACTTTCACCGACCCTGTGTTGACAGACGCAAAAACTAAACGTGGGAATAAGATGTCatgccaccatgaggtttaTCAGGTTTAAAGTTATGTTTACAGGCTGTATGTTATTGGAATAACAGACAGATGAGGGGACTTTGACTGCTTTCACCGTGTCTATGTGGCCATGgcatcctcctctgtctcctctggcTCTGCCCCCCACACCTGCACACGCCCCTCCATGGCTGTGAGGAGGCAGATCTCTGTGGGGTGGAAGGACAGCGACTGGACAACAGCTTTCCCCACTGGCAGTTTCAAGGATAAAGAACCCTGTAGGTCAGAAAAGATTACACAGTATTTATACAACTTCTGTTTCTGACATGAGGTAACTCCATATTTGTCTGAAACTTGAACAAATTTCTAATTTTGGGGGATTTAGTTAAGACATAATTATCCACTGTTCGTGTGCTGCTGGGATGAAACCCAAAAGATTACAGGCCGATGATCTTGATTGACACTGTTGCTACATATGACAAATTCCTTTAAAAGGTGTGATTGATTGAACAAAATAGAcgaaatttaaataaaaatgcactcaAATGACAATATCAGTGGGCCTAATCATAGAATTTAGTCTCTATTAACACATGGTGTAActgccattttctcctctgcttaaGAATttcttcagcctcctcctccctacTCCGAACAGTTTTTCACCTTAGGAGCTCTCTTAAGGGCTAAGGTGCTTTGTGAAAACTTTTATCTTTACCAGGATCTAGTTTTAACTGTAATGGGAAATTCTTAGAAAACATCATAAATCCACAGAAATAAAGAATCGCATCACTATGAGCAACTTTTCGTACTATTAAGTTTTATAAATATGATGCCGGTTAGCTCAGTTTTTATAGACTCCCGCCCTAACACCCTGCATGATGTTATTGGCTGAGAGCTACACAACCACTGCCCAAAAGCTGACACCCAGATAAACTAGAAACACAACAATATAAGCAAATACAGGCAGCGGGCAGggtctgcagataaatacaccaccaGGGACTGTATGAGTCTACAGGTACATTGGTTTTCAGGAAAAATCGTACTCATCCTACTTATGGTGAATCCATTATGATGCACTTTTGACCACAAACGTAACCAGACACTTACTTCCACCAGGTCCCAGCAGTAGACGTGTCCGTCCTCTGAGCAGCTCAGGACGTGGGTATCTTTACTGGACAGGCAGCAGTCCAGCTTATAGCCCTTCATCTTGTGCCCTGTATACCtgagtgaaacaaacaaacacaaacaccacgaCATCATGAGTCTAAATCAATTTGCAATACTTTGTCAAAGAATGTTCAGAAAACAAGTTTTCCTCCAAGCTTGTCGGTGTTTCAGTAGCTCAAGTTAAAACGAAAATATGATGGTAAATGTTCTAATGATGACCAACAaccaataaacaaaacagaggacaAGTCTGACTCAAAACCAGGATACtcgtgtgcatgtaaacacactcagcGATGTTCAAATCGTCAAGAGATTTAATACTTTTTCAAGACTCACTGCTTTTggtttttgcagatttttagCAAAACACGCCGAGAGTTTTAGAATGAGCAGATTGGTTAAAAGGATTTACACTGACATCTCTTTGTCCTTATGCATccaatgtgttgtttttctgctacGGGAAGACACTGTTCACCACTGCATATACTGAGTCATGTATACTCATCCTTTCACTGATTTAGAGTAAGGGGAAATTAATAAAGAGAAATCACAAGTGAGCTACTTACAGTAAACAACAAATAGTGTTTTTACTTGAATCAAATGTTCTCTTGGCTTTCTGCATTACCCATTTTTATCATCCaattttcagatgttttataacatgaaaaaaatactttcCAACATTATTTGGAACACATAATTTACAAACTGTAAAAGAACACTGTGTGCCATGTCTTACAATTTAGACTTTTAGAcaactaaacaacaacaaaaaagttttaTGAATTAGTAGAAGCCACAATGGGATCACAGCTCACTGTAAATGAGACAGAACAGCACTCACTCTCCAAGCATTTCCCCGGTGCTCTTGTCCAGTAGTCTGACTGTTGAATCGAGACTGGAGCTCAGAGTGCACTGACCATcctgactgaaacacacacatgtgatggGACCTGgcgcacacaaacatatacacaagTTTAGGGTTCTACATTTCCATGGTCTTTAATAAAGGTTAGGAACAGTCGTTACTTTGCTatcactactactactactactactactactgctactgctggtTTAAGTACTGCAACTAACAATATCAGTAACAGCTATTCTTAGTATTCTTTATGAATGCTGAAAAGTTACGAAAATGATCACTAACTGTTGATGAAGTCGACATGTAGCTGTCCCATTCTCAGGTCATAGCGCCTCACTCTGCCGTCAACCGACCTAAACACAAgataaacattttcaaacaacgCTGCAGGGGAATCTTAAAAAAGGGCTGCTACAGTCTGAAAGACCTGGAGGTATAAGAGCTACTGTGCTGACCCGATAAGCAGCTCATGTTGTGCCACCTTCAGGCTGCTGACGCTGTCCCGGGCCTCGTCTAGAACCTGGATTGGTTCAAATCTTCTGGACCTGGTGTCCCAGCACCGAACTGTTCCATCTATGGATCCTGGAGgatgagataaaacaaacacagacacacccagaccacaaataaatcaatgtaCACATTGACTGAGTTAATACTAAAACACAATTAGAATGAGTTAGTGAGTTTTGATGAGTTGGTTACAAATTTCACATACatatagataaaaaaaacttacaAAGACAACTCAGTGTTCAAGTGGCAAGATATTTCACATTATAGACACTGCACTACGCAGAAATAGACAATGCATACTGAATAATATATTGTGAAATATAACCATTTCACATGCATCTCACCAGACAATATTACAGTTGCCTCCTCATTGAACTGGACACAGTTGACTTTCTGTGAGCAGAAAATTTAAGtgagagataaaacaaatgaaaaaaagaacaaataaacataggaagaagaagagtgaaaaaagaaaattaactCCAACACAGttcaaataaacaacagaacTGACCCCAGCATGACCTCTGAGTTTTCGTGTGACCTGGCCTGTTGCGACGTCCCACAGGATCACTGTCTtatcagagctgcaggagcagagcaGGCTGTTGTCGTACGAActgttaaaacagcaaataagaAGATCTCTTCAGCATGCATTCAGGACTTACACTCACTTCTTGTGCATTTTGATCAGATATTGCTGAATTAACCTTCCTGACATACTGTGGAGGAGGCTCAGACAATTCTCTCACCCATCAGCATCCAAAACTTCGTATCCATGGCCGCTGTATGTCTTCAGCAGGGTCCCTCGGCTCACGCTCCACAGCTTTAGAGATTTGTCACTGCCACAAGTCATCAGGTAGTTCCCATCAGCTGACCAAGCATTGACACATTAGACAGAGACAGGTGTAAGTTAATGCCATTTCATGGATGATTCCTGACCCACATGGAGAGTTCATACTCAGGATGCTGGAGGCTATGTGatatgtcaaaataaaatgagtgtGATACAGTAACAATAACAAACTCTGTTTACCTTGTGCTGTCAACTGAACTGCATGTTTTCATATCTTGGAGATGATCTTAAAACAGATTTCTCATCACAAGCAAGCTGCTCGTAATGAtacaacagcagcatcaacGTTAGGGTGATAAATACGTTGGCTCTGTCTCACCGTTAAAGCGAACAGCCCTGACAGCTCCTTGCTGACAGTCTATGGTCCTGAGTAGATGTTGAGGGAGCTGAGGAGCCTGAGGTCTGGGCTCAGGGAACGCCATGACATAATctgtgtggaaaaaacacagacatgtgagCTGCACGAACAACTTCCCCTTCCTTACAGTTACTTGTGATGTAGTTCTATACTCATTGTACGCTTTGTAAGCTTGAAAATACTGCTACACAAACTATATGCTAGGTTAAGTTCTACTTCTAgccacatgaaaataaatggacTCCGTTAGCTTTCTCAAATGAAATTAATGGAGCTACGGAAGTTTATGAGATACATTGTTTAGGTACTCTTGAACATTACATTATTTAGACAGGAGCGTGTTTTAGCTTTATATAGTAGGCTAAAAGCTAACGCTAATCATTTCCTACTCACAGCAGTTTTCCGTGATACTTACTTAGTTAACTCACTTGAACCGTTTTACAAGAGTTCAGTGTCAGTTGAGTGCCACGTTGATGTTCTTGGTGCAACTAGCATGATAACAACAAGTTTATCCCCAGTTTGTAACCATCAATAGTTTCTTCCATTCATTTTGCCCACCATGTTTGCTAGTAAGCGCAATGCACCCTGGGATCACCTATtcttgtcaaaataaaagtttaaaaaccCTCCCCACGTTTCATCTGGGGATACAGATTATTCtacgcttttattttgaaaactcaCCGGACATAACTATCGTCTCTTCCTCATTAATGACGAGGCCGATCAGCTGTCTTTCGGTCACTGGAGTTGAAGTTTCTCGATATTAAATCACACCAGGAGCGCATTGTAACATATGATGTCTTCCAACAATATGGCAGACCCGAGGAGACAAACTAAGATTTTAAGGTGAGTATTTCATACATAAAACTGAAGATTTTCTTCACGGAATTAGCTGAACATATTAGCTTAGTAAACactagctaacagctaacagttTACCAGCTAACCTTTAAAACCAGTCATGAGCAGAGGGATTAGCGATTAGTTGATTTAGCTGTGGGATTTCTACACCTTCTAACACTCAACAGATGATAATAGTTGCTTAATATTTAGTCTGCTATCAATGATTTAATAATCGGCCATTTAACAGTTTATATTATCGCAAAAGGGTTGTTTCTCCACCTGTGTTGCTATTTGCCCTTGTCTTACACTTCGCTCGAGGGTCAAGAAAATTAACCAGTGACTTTTTAACACCTTTACAGAAACCAAGACAACTGTGGTCAGTCTGGTCCCATTACGGTGATTTAACACTATAttgccaaaagtatgtggacacccccGTTCACGTACTGAAGTAGAATTTTGGTCAGGGTCTCATAGTTTGAACTAGACTCCTTAGTTCCAGTGAAGAGAAATCCGAGACAATAGTGTTCTTCCAACTTTGTTCCAAAACTTTGTTGAAGGCCCTTTCCTGTCTCAACATGACAGTGCCCCCACGGACAAGCCAGGTCAATCATGAAATGGATTCCCTAGTTTGGTGTGGAGGAAGTTGACTGGCCTGCACAAGGCCCTGACCTCAACTCCATCCGACATCTTTGAGCTGCGCTGGcacactgactgtgagccaGGCCTTATCATCCATCAGTGTTGTATCTGTaatgctgctgtggctgaaaggGAGCAAacccctgcagccaggttccaaaAAAATGTGGTGGCCCTC
Coding sequences within:
- the LOC121604406 gene encoding persephin, giving the protein MRSLLKLVVILFCVQRGESHLLRSLIGQKQETASPHASPNDNKKNRDPAAEDGPAEVSAFGPSFDPIIPIPVRSRRSPLDSQCGLRSILLQVRDLGLGYDSDETVLFKYCSGTCPHVRSNHDLTLTNLLLSGVLPQPAPGELWHNTPCCRPTHHEDMAFLDNSHRWHKVEKLSAAGCSCVG
- the wdr83 gene encoding WD repeat domain-containing protein 83; translation: MAFPEPRPQAPQLPQHLLRTIDCQQGAVRAVRFNADGNYLMTCGSDKSLKLWSVSRGTLLKTYSGHGYEVLDADGSYDNSLLCSCSSDKTVILWDVATGQVTRKLRGHAGKVNCVQFNEEATVILSGSIDGTVRCWDTRSRRFEPIQVLDEARDSVSSLKVAQHELLIGSVDGRVRRYDLRMGQLHVDFINSPITCVCFSQDGQCTLSSSLDSTVRLLDKSTGEMLGEYTGHKMKGYKLDCCLSSKDTHVLSCSEDGHVYCWDLVEGSLSLKLPVGKAVVQSLSFHPTEICLLTAMEGRVQVWGAEPEETEEDAMAT